A DNA window from Heterodontus francisci isolate sHetFra1 chromosome 49, sHetFra1.hap1, whole genome shotgun sequence contains the following coding sequences:
- the LOC137358326 gene encoding probable G-protein coupled receptor 139 encodes MDWNATTMDPNLGSEVWKVTTVDQNLRMEDWNAAAMSRSITYLFYFLSAHYHWLTLEFRIKYALVIIQHIYYPILAIIGVPVNLMTIVILSRGKCGLSKCVTRYLVAMAVADLLVIILDLILRHIPIVYPKQFQFLLAVRMCNIHAVLLHATTDCSVWFTVTFTFDRFVAICCQKLKSKYCTKKTAAVVLGSVNVLSCLKNIFWYFMLTGWYSKANRPWFCHANMYVYFSHVWATVEFLHHSLTPCVPFVVILLLNAFTIRHILVSSRGRRRLRAHSRRECRRDPELENRRKSIILLLFISANFILLWAVLMVNTMWQRIQDLEPVAPSVPVYLIQLGFMLQLLSCCTNTAIYALTQTQFREQLKNVLTYPFTQIVL; translated from the exons atggacTGGAATGCGACAACAATGGACCCGAATCTGGGATCAGAAGTCTGGAAAGTTACAAcagttgatcagaatctgagaatggaAGATTGGAATGCGGCAGCAATGAGCAGAAGTATAACCTATTTGTTTTATTTTCTTTCTGCACATTATCATTGGCTAACATTAGAATTCCGGATCAAATATGCACTtgtgattattcaacacatttactatcccatccttgctataattggtgtccctg ttaacttgatgacgattgtgatcctgtctcggggaaagtgcgggctctccaaatgtgtcactcgctacttagtggccatggcagtggcggatctacttgtcattatcctcgaccttatattgaggcacattcccattgtttatccaaAACAGTTTCAATTCCTGTTGGCCGTACgcatgtgtaatatccacgctgtcctgcttCATGCAACTACAGACTGCTCTGTTTGGTTTACGGTcaccttcacctttgatcgatttgtggccatttgctgccagaagctgaaaagtaaatattgcaccaagaaaacggcggctgtggttctgggaagtgTGAATGTGCTGAGCtgcttaaagaacattttctggtattttatgttgacAGGTTGGTACTCGAAGGCGAACAGACCCTGGTTTTGTCATGCAAATATGTACGTTTATTTCTCTCATGTCTGGGCAACAGTCGAGTTCCTCCATCACAGTCTAACCCCATGTGTCccgtttgtggtgattctgctgctcaatgctttcaccatcagacacattttagtgagcagcagaggtcgcaggagactccgagcccaCAGCAGGAGGGagtgtcgcagagacccagagttggagaatcgaaggaaatccataattttgCTGCTCtttatctcggccaatttcatactCTTATGGGCTGTGTTAATGGTGAATACGATGTGGCAAAGAATACAGGATTTGGAGCCGGTGGCTCCATCAGTACCCGTTTATCTGAtacaattgggcttcatgctgcagctcctgagttgctgcacaaacacagcgATTTATGcactgacccagactcagttcagagagcagttgaagaatgtgctgacatATCCCTTTACTCAAATTGTTCTATGA